One Thalassophryne amazonica chromosome 10, fThaAma1.1, whole genome shotgun sequence genomic region harbors:
- the LOC117518630 gene encoding uncharacterized protein LOC117518630, whose product MFSDSRASGFKSHAAAHFIPWLRNSLKLHHSDDLGISRPFKSSSEARNHLSPRETAKGIGFFSKERTEGKERLRRREHRCNGVSVVRRLPVVLKGHNILPGRPGKLKEKSKSLEPDPDPDTLEGPQGQENSSAPVQDNHSEGSLVRNHSRYLNRHHSQNDEGSVRKCRPLAGPPPGPALPGREQHSEVPVVVCTEDRRGKVWDYARHTYSQRDLHSSSWLSSDTHRQLSDIKLQSRSSQSQRDLMAVTEPCEDGFNSPSIFNGVIFSTEIPQRGPGCAGSLRGPRKARTSPESTSFLVQNQRTEGGCSRKAVQNQIKRVVDNLEQVLGALRDVHQEMKEVVQQIDYLTSSIDLNEEQEGFGGDTVAKAPLVSTSSSVSCSSEVTVGNNHQRSSMPEKLLDSFGSLDRSKSFLRQSPPNVLLCPITAGIDRIRTLRFSCSIGCSPRPGGSLLCLDNVASAESAVNIGGVTQHQSLISKDLLLSPQRSSCQPGRPPTPGLSPRTVNVHQPPSPPLQRHHQPLVFSPSVTIETKIRSYQTTQGDKSSAQPVSPLLIRPLSDSRAPTVSEIQAGRGRQASSAGPAHGPRTRECASPANMPKQLATQGRRGRKPPPYPHHRLSEHTKEVERPCKAPPYPEKRRLLSTIV is encoded by the exons ATGTTTTCAGACAGTCGGGCTTCGGGCTTCAAGTCCCACGCTGCTGCTCACTTCATCCCATGGCTGCGCAACAGTCTGAAACTGCACCACAGCGATGACCTGGGGATCAGCAGACCCTTCAAATCCAGCTCAGAGGCTCGCAACCACCTGAGTCCACGAGAGACCGCAAAAGGAATTGGGTTTTTCTCCAAGGAGCGGACTGAGGGAAAGGAACGACTAAGGAGGAGGGAGCATCGGTGTAATGGAGTGAGCGTTGTTAGGAGACTACCGGTTGTGCTGAAGGGGCACAACATACTGCCAGGGAGGCCGGGGAAGCTAAAGGAAAAGAGTAAGTCCCTGGAACCTGATCCAGACCCTGATACATTAGAGGGGCCACAAGGTCAGGAGAACAGCTCTGCCCCTGTCCAGGACAACCACTCTGAAGGCTCGCTTGTTAGAAACCACAGCAGATACCTCAACCGTCATCACTCGCAGAATGACGAGGGCTCAGTCAGGAAATGTAGGCCACTCGCGGGACCACCTCCTGGTCCTGCACTGCCTGGCCGGGAACAACACAGTGAGGTGCCTGTTGTGGTGTGCACAGAGGACAGAAGAGGGAAGGTGTGGGACTACGCTAGACACACCTACAGCCAGAGAGACCTCCATTCATCCAGCTGGCTGAGCTCGGACACACACAGGCAGCTCAGTGACATCAagcttcagagcagaagctctCAGAGTCAGAGAGACCTGATGGCTGTGACAGAGCCGTGTGAAGATGGGTTTAACAGCCCCAGCATCTTCAATGGAGTCATCTTTTCCACAGAGATTCCTCAAAGGGGTCCAGGATGTGCAGGATCTCTGCGGGGCCCCAGGAAGGCCAGAACCAGCCCAGAGTCTACCTCCTTTCTGGTTCAAAACCAAAGGACAGAGGGAGGCTGCAGCAGAAAGGCTGTACAGAATCAGATCAAACGTGTGGTGGACAACCTCGAGCAGGTGTTAGGGGCCCTGAGGGACGTCCACCAGGAAATGAAAGAG GTGGTACAGCAGATTGACTATCTGACCTCATCCATTGACTTGAATGAGGAGCAGGAGGGATTTGGAGGAGACACCGTCGCCAAGGCTCCACTTGTCAGCACCTCCAGTTCAGTTTCCTGCTCCAGTGAGGTCACAGTAGGCAACAACCATCAGAGGTCCTCAATGCCTGAAAAACTACTTGACTCATTTGGTAGCCTCGATAGAAGCAAGAGCTTTCTGAGGCAATCCCCACCAAATGTGCTACTGTGCCCGATAACCGCTGGAATAGACAGAATTAGAACCCTTCGGTTTAGCTGCAGCATTGGGTGTTCTCCAAGACCAGGTGGGTCCCTGCTGTGCCTCGATAATGTTGCTTCAGCAGAATCGGCGGTGAACATAGGTGGTGTCACTCAACATCAAAGCCTCATCTCCAAGGATCTTCTTTTGTCTCCTCAGAGAAGCAGCTGCCAGCCTGGTCGGCCTCCAACACCTGGACTTTCCCCTCGAACTGTAAATGTGCACCAACCTCCCTCCCCTCCACTTCAGAGGCACCACCAACCCCTTGTGTTCAGCCCTTCGGTCACCATAGAGACCAAAATCAGGTCTTATCAGACCACACAAGGTGACAAGTCATCTGCCCAACCTGTCTCTCCGTTACTGATCCGGCCTCTGTCAGACAGCCGTGCACCCACTGTCTCAGAAATTCAAGCTGGTAGAGGGAGGCAGGCATCCTCAGCGGGGCCTGCTCATGGACCACGAACGCGTGAGTGCGCCTCCCCCGCCAATATGCCTAAACAACTGGCAACACAAGGCCGCAGAGGGCGCAAGCCTCCTCCGTACCCACACCACCGACTGTCTGAACACACAAAAGAAGTGGAACGGCCCTGCAAAGCTCCACCGTACCCCGAAAAAAGAAGGCTGCTGTCAACCATAGTGTGA